One Gemmatimonadaceae bacterium genomic region harbors:
- a CDS encoding biotin-dependent carboxyltransferase, translating to MTVHVRQPGLLTTVQDLGRMGWQHIGVPVGGAMDPVAHRVANLLVGNDDDAAALECTLGGIALQFTAPTLVALAGRDITASLDATPIPGWRPFLAPRGALLVLHDGCRTTIAFAGGVDVPQVLDGRGTSLRAAFGGLAGRPLRRDDRLALSPPTALGARIAAQLDARSRVVANWSAGMSIRPAYTDTPTLRIIPGPEHGLLTDASRDLLLGDTFRVSPDSDRMGFRLTGQPLALTSASEMLSSGVTAGTIQLPPGGAPIVLMADRQTTGGYPRIGDVITVDLPLLAQLRPGDDLRFAPVSLDAAQSLYRSREHNISGARAAMRHRFLEA from the coding sequence GTGACGGTGCATGTGCGGCAGCCCGGCCTGCTCACCACCGTCCAGGATCTCGGGCGCATGGGGTGGCAGCACATCGGCGTGCCGGTGGGAGGGGCGATGGATCCCGTCGCGCACCGCGTCGCGAACCTGCTCGTCGGCAATGACGACGATGCGGCGGCACTCGAGTGCACGCTCGGTGGGATCGCGCTGCAGTTCACCGCACCCACGCTGGTGGCGCTCGCCGGCCGCGACATCACCGCCTCGCTCGATGCGACCCCGATTCCCGGCTGGCGCCCCTTCCTCGCTCCCCGCGGCGCGCTGCTGGTGCTGCACGATGGATGCCGGACGACGATCGCATTCGCCGGCGGCGTGGATGTGCCGCAGGTGCTCGACGGCCGCGGCACGTCGCTGCGCGCCGCGTTCGGCGGGCTGGCGGGACGCCCCCTCCGCCGCGACGACCGCCTCGCCCTGAGCCCACCGACGGCACTCGGCGCCCGCATCGCCGCGCAACTCGATGCCCGCAGCCGCGTGGTCGCCAACTGGAGCGCCGGCATGAGCATCCGCCCTGCATACACTGACACGCCCACGCTGCGGATCATTCCCGGTCCGGAGCACGGCCTGCTCACCGACGCGTCGCGCGACCTGCTGCTCGGCGACACCTTTCGGGTCTCCCCCGACTCCGACCGCATGGGATTCCGGCTCACCGGGCAGCCGCTCGCCCTCACCTCCGCAAGCGAGATGCTCTCCTCCGGCGTCACCGCCGGCACGATCCAGCTGCCCCCCGGTGGGGCACCGATCGTGCTCATGGCCGACCGGCAGACCACCGGGGGCTATCCGCGCATCGGCGACGTGATCACCGTCGACCTGCCCCTCCTCGCGCAGTTGCGGCCCGGTGATGACCTGCGCTTCGCACCGGTGTCCCTCGACGCCGCGCAGTCGCTCTACCGGTCCCGCGAGCACAACATCTCCGGTGCCCGTGCCGCCATGCGGCACAGGTTCCTCGAGGCCTGA
- a CDS encoding LamB/YcsF family protein, translating to MTHVDLNCDMGESIGPWPMGNDAAVLPCVTSISVACGFHAGDPSVMRATVTAAAAHGVAIGAHPGLPDLAGFGRRDMAISLQEAYDHTAYQLGALQAICTTAGTQVRHVKPHGALYNMAAVREDLADAIARAVRDVDPSLALFGLSGSALIDAGTHCSLRVVSEVFADRHYQPDGTLVPRSHPQALVTDVDLATERALRMVQHRSIVAIDGSHVPVTPDTICIHGDGRSAQQFALRIRAALHAAGIDVRAPHAARHA from the coding sequence ATGACACACGTGGACCTGAACTGCGACATGGGCGAGAGCATCGGCCCCTGGCCGATGGGCAACGATGCCGCCGTGCTGCCCTGCGTGACATCCATCAGCGTGGCCTGCGGCTTCCACGCCGGTGACCCCTCGGTGATGCGCGCCACCGTGACCGCCGCCGCCGCCCACGGCGTGGCGATCGGTGCCCACCCCGGGCTCCCCGACCTCGCCGGCTTCGGGCGCCGCGACATGGCCATCAGCCTGCAGGAGGCGTACGACCACACGGCCTACCAGCTCGGGGCGCTCCAGGCGATCTGCACCACCGCCGGCACGCAGGTGCGCCACGTCAAGCCGCATGGGGCGCTCTACAACATGGCGGCGGTGCGCGAGGACCTCGCCGATGCCATCGCCCGCGCGGTGCGCGACGTGGATCCGTCGCTCGCGCTCTTCGGCCTCTCGGGCAGTGCGCTCATCGATGCCGGCACGCACTGCAGCCTGCGAGTGGTGAGCGAGGTGTTCGCCGACCGCCACTACCAGCCCGACGGCACGCTCGTGCCGCGCTCGCACCCGCAGGCGCTCGTGACCGACGTCGACCTGGCCACCGAGCGCGCCCTGCGCATGGTGCAGCACCGCTCGATCGTGGCCATCGACGGCAGCCACGTGCCCGTCACCCCCGACACGATCTGCATCCACGGCGACGGACGCAGCGCCCAGCAGTTCGCCCTCCGCATCCGCGCCGCCCTGCACGCGGCGGGCATCGACGTGCGCGCACCGCACGCCGCACGCCACGCCTGA
- a CDS encoding DUF969 domain-containing protein translates to MLVLSGLLVVVLGFALRVNPLLVVTVAGLVTGIAGGLGALRTLGTLGHAFTESRYVAIVWLVLPIIGLLERAGLKERARDVVMRMQGATAGRVLLAYLALRQATAALGLVSLGGHPQMVRPLIAPMAEGAAERDVPDLDLATRQEIRAHAAAVDNVGVFFGEDIFIAIGSILLIKGVMEQAGIRVLPTELAVWAIPTAIAAFVIHGARLLLLDRRLAARRGRRT, encoded by the coding sequence ATGCTCGTCCTCAGCGGACTGCTCGTCGTCGTCCTCGGCTTCGCCCTGCGCGTCAACCCGCTGCTGGTGGTGACGGTCGCCGGCCTGGTCACCGGCATCGCCGGCGGCCTCGGCGCGCTGCGCACCCTCGGCACGCTCGGACATGCCTTCACCGAAAGCCGCTACGTCGCCATCGTCTGGCTGGTGCTCCCCATCATCGGCCTGCTGGAGCGCGCGGGACTCAAGGAGCGCGCCCGCGACGTCGTCATGCGCATGCAGGGTGCCACCGCCGGCCGCGTGCTGCTGGCCTACCTGGCCCTGCGCCAGGCCACCGCCGCCCTCGGCCTCGTCTCCCTCGGTGGTCATCCGCAGATGGTCCGGCCCCTCATCGCGCCGATGGCGGAAGGTGCCGCCGAGCGCGACGTCCCCGATCTCGACCTGGCCACCCGTCAGGAGATCCGCGCCCACGCTGCCGCCGTCGACAATGTCGGCGTCTTCTTCGGCGAGGACATCTTCATCGCCATCGGCTCCATCCTGCTCATCAAGGGCGTGATGGAGCAGGCGGGCATCCGGGTGCTGCCCACCGAGCTGGCCGTCTGGGCAATTCCCACCGCGATCGCGGCCTTCGTGATCCACGGTGCGCGACTCCTGCTGCTCGACCGCCGCCTCGCCGCGCGCCGCGGTCGCCGCACGTGA
- a CDS encoding DUF979 domain-containing protein, whose translation MITLEFLYRLMGLLTGATAVINFRDRTNPNRRANAAFWGLWSLSFLFGTWLPDLANGVLILAMVAVASLRGVKSGGAEGSTLAERTASARTWGNRLFLPALAVPALTLLANATIGHITIGGAPLVDAKQVTLVSLGVATILSLAFGLVMLRPPLAAPLSEARRLLDAVGWAAMLPQLLAALGAVFAAAGVGKVVSTLAASAIPGGAPLLPVVAYTVGMALLTMLMGNAFAAFPVMTLGIALPLLVTQLHGDPTIIAAIGMLSGFCGTLMTPMAANFNLVPVALLELPDRYAVIRVQVPTALLLLTVNTLLLYFLAFPH comes from the coding sequence GTGATCACCCTCGAGTTCCTCTACCGGCTGATGGGCCTCCTCACGGGCGCCACCGCCGTCATCAACTTCCGCGACCGCACCAACCCCAATCGGCGCGCGAACGCCGCCTTCTGGGGGCTGTGGAGCCTCTCGTTCCTGTTCGGCACCTGGCTGCCGGACCTGGCGAACGGGGTGCTCATCCTCGCGATGGTGGCCGTCGCGAGCCTGCGCGGCGTGAAGTCGGGCGGTGCCGAGGGCTCGACGCTGGCGGAGCGCACGGCCAGCGCGCGGACGTGGGGCAACCGGCTGTTCCTGCCCGCACTCGCCGTGCCGGCACTCACCCTGCTCGCCAATGCCACCATCGGCCACATCACCATCGGTGGCGCACCGCTGGTGGACGCGAAGCAGGTCACGCTCGTGTCGCTCGGCGTGGCCACCATCCTCTCGCTTGCCTTCGGCCTGGTGATGCTCCGGCCGCCGCTCGCCGCTCCACTCTCCGAGGCCCGGCGGCTGCTCGACGCGGTGGGCTGGGCGGCGATGCTGCCGCAGCTCCTGGCCGCCCTCGGCGCCGTCTTCGCCGCCGCCGGTGTCGGGAAGGTCGTCTCGACCCTCGCCGCCAGCGCCATCCCCGGCGGCGCCCCGCTGCTCCCGGTGGTGGCCTATACCGTGGGGATGGCCCTCCTCACGATGCTCATGGGTAACGCGTTCGCCGCCTTCCCCGTCATGACACTCGGCATCGCGCTTCCGCTGCTCGTGACGCAGCTTCATGGTGATCCCACCATCATCGCCGCCATCGGCATGCTCTCCGGCTTCTGCGGCACGCTCATGACGCCCATGGCGGCGAACTTCAACCTCGTGCCGGTGGCCCTGCTGGAGCTGCCTGACCGCTACGCCGTGATCCGCGTCCAGGTCCCCACCGCCCTGCTGCTGCTCACCGTCAACACCCTGCTGCTGTACTTCCTGGCCTTTCCGCACTGA
- a CDS encoding DUF2891 domain-containing protein, with the protein MLPTLTPAFASKFAALALSHVTREYPNRLEHVLTGAHDLRSPQALHPVFYGSYDWHSCVHAYWLLARLLRTVPDLDAAPQVRALFDTQLTPEHIAGEVAYLAPPQRATFERPYGWAWLHMLAAELSLHESGEGQRWAAVLRPLADAVTDRWLAFLPRSTYPIRVGTHYNTAFAIALSLAHAERAGDDVLATALRDAAIRWYGTDEGCQAWEPGGDEFLSPALMEAECMRRVLPARAFAAWLVRFLPRIATGQPATLFTPALVSDRTDGKIAHLDGLNLSRAWCWRHLAATMAADDPRRPVVLDAARRHIAASLEHVAGDYMGEHWLATFALLALDE; encoded by the coding sequence ATGCTGCCCACGCTGACTCCGGCCTTCGCCTCGAAGTTCGCGGCCCTCGCGCTGTCGCACGTCACGCGCGAGTACCCGAACCGGCTCGAGCACGTGCTCACGGGCGCGCATGATCTGCGCTCGCCGCAGGCGCTGCATCCCGTGTTCTACGGCAGCTACGACTGGCACTCCTGCGTGCACGCCTACTGGCTGCTGGCCCGCCTGCTCCGCACGGTGCCGGACCTCGACGCTGCGCCGCAGGTGCGCGCGCTCTTCGACACCCAGCTCACGCCGGAGCACATCGCCGGTGAGGTGGCGTACCTCGCACCGCCGCAGCGCGCCACGTTCGAGCGACCGTATGGCTGGGCGTGGCTGCACATGCTCGCAGCCGAGCTCTCCCTCCACGAGTCCGGCGAGGGCCAACGCTGGGCCGCAGTCCTGCGCCCACTGGCGGACGCCGTGACGGACCGCTGGCTCGCGTTCCTGCCGCGCTCCACCTACCCGATCCGCGTCGGCACACACTACAACACCGCCTTCGCCATCGCGCTCAGCCTCGCGCATGCCGAGCGGGCCGGCGATGACGTGCTGGCCACGGCACTCCGGGATGCGGCGATCCGCTGGTACGGCACCGACGAAGGCTGCCAGGCGTGGGAGCCGGGGGGAGACGAGTTCCTCTCGCCGGCACTGATGGAGGCCGAGTGCATGCGACGCGTGCTGCCGGCGCGCGCGTTCGCGGCGTGGCTGGTGCGCTTCCTGCCGCGCATCGCCACCGGGCAGCCCGCCACGCTGTTCACGCCGGCGCTGGTGAGCGACCGCACCGACGGCAAGATCGCGCACCTCGATGGCCTGAACCTCAGTCGCGCATGGTGCTGGCGCCACCTCGCCGCCACCATGGCGGCCGACGATCCGCGCCGGCCCGTCGTGCTCGATGCCGCGCGACGGCACATCGCCGCGAGCCTGGAGCACGTCGCCGGCGACTACATGGGTGAGCACTGGCTGGCCACCTTTGCCCTGCTCGCGCTGGACGAGTAG
- the pgl gene encoding 6-phosphogluconolactonase — translation MTGLGARREVLVLPPEDFARDTATLLAGIIAGVTGESGRRCRIVLAGGRTPAVVYRELATRAAVRWDLVEAYIGDERCVPPDHADSNFRMIDEMLLSQVPIPPWQIHRLRGERGSAAAAAEYDALLAPLPEPKFDLVLSGVGADGHTNSLFPGDARITTEPHWAMPAVAPPAFAVAERVGLSLRALNSTRAQVVLCTGADKRDVRARILRGDPDAAELPAAMLSGTARTLWIVDPG, via the coding sequence ATGACGGGCCTCGGCGCACGGCGGGAGGTGCTGGTGCTGCCGCCGGAGGACTTCGCGCGTGACACGGCAACGCTCCTCGCCGGGATCATCGCCGGTGTGACGGGAGAGTCCGGGCGGCGCTGCCGGATCGTCCTGGCGGGCGGCCGCACGCCGGCGGTGGTCTACCGGGAGCTGGCGACGCGTGCGGCCGTGCGGTGGGACCTGGTCGAGGCATACATCGGGGATGAACGGTGTGTGCCGCCGGATCATGCCGACAGCAACTTCCGCATGATCGACGAGATGCTGCTGTCGCAGGTGCCGATCCCGCCATGGCAGATCCATCGTCTTCGCGGTGAACGCGGCAGTGCCGCGGCCGCCGCGGAGTACGACGCGCTGCTGGCACCGCTGCCGGAACCGAAGTTCGACCTCGTGTTGTCGGGGGTGGGCGCCGACGGGCACACCAACAGCCTGTTCCCCGGTGACGCGCGCATCACCACCGAGCCGCACTGGGCGATGCCGGCCGTGGCGCCGCCGGCATTCGCGGTGGCCGAGCGCGTGGGTCTGTCGCTGCGGGCGCTCAACTCGACGCGGGCGCAGGTGGTGCTGTGCACCGGCGCGGACAAGCGGGACGTGCGTGCGCGGATCCTGCGTGGCGATCCCGATGCCGCCGAACTGCCGGCGGCGATGCTGTCGGGGACGGCCCGCACGCTCTGGATCGTCGATCCGGGTTGA
- the zwf gene encoding glucose-6-phosphate dehydrogenase, with protein sequence MSECTPGRALFVVFGASGDLSRRKILPALYQLHAQQMTSAGCVILGLSRKPDFGDAAFQAIGATAIGAAIAPPEAVTAWATQFLRGHSIGEGRPADYATLRDRIVALEASDGPFEERVFYVALPPESFPDAITGLGEAGLNAPSDITRLVIEKPFGHDLASSRALSETVHRYFTEEQVYRIDHYLGKETVQNMMVFRFANAMFENLWNRNHIESVQITVSEDLGVEGRAGYYETAGALRDMVQSHLTQLLALVAMEVPGSMEAAAIRAEKIKALRAIAPVSPADAVLGQYHAGQIDGTEVVGYREEPGVAPNSRTETFAAIRLHIENWRWQGVPFYLRTGKRLGKRVTEIEVKFRRAPVWMFRSMHQESLHRNTLVLTLQPNEGFSLYFDVKAPGEPFRVQRLPLHFDYAEAFKSIPEAYQTLLLDVLRGDQTLFVHAEEVEVAWTLFTPLLDGAVGVLPYPAGSDGPTEAARFSSR encoded by the coding sequence GTGAGCGAATGCACCCCGGGACGCGCGCTGTTCGTGGTGTTCGGCGCGTCGGGGGACCTGTCGCGGCGCAAGATCCTCCCGGCGCTGTACCAGCTGCATGCGCAGCAGATGACGAGCGCAGGTTGCGTGATCCTCGGCCTGTCACGGAAGCCGGACTTCGGCGACGCGGCGTTCCAGGCCATCGGCGCGACGGCGATCGGCGCGGCGATCGCGCCACCCGAGGCGGTGACGGCGTGGGCCACGCAGTTCCTGCGCGGCCACTCGATCGGCGAGGGCCGCCCCGCCGACTACGCCACCCTGCGCGATCGCATCGTGGCACTCGAGGCGAGTGACGGGCCGTTCGAAGAGCGCGTGTTCTACGTGGCGCTGCCGCCGGAGAGCTTTCCCGATGCCATCACCGGACTTGGCGAGGCGGGCCTCAATGCTCCGTCGGACATCACGCGCCTCGTGATCGAGAAGCCGTTCGGGCACGACCTCGCCTCCTCGCGGGCGCTGAGCGAGACGGTGCACCGCTACTTCACCGAGGAGCAGGTCTATCGCATCGACCACTACCTCGGGAAGGAGACGGTGCAGAACATGATGGTGTTCCGGTTCGCGAATGCGATGTTCGAGAACCTCTGGAACCGGAACCACATCGAGAGCGTGCAGATCACGGTGTCGGAGGACCTGGGCGTGGAGGGACGCGCCGGCTACTACGAGACGGCTGGCGCCCTGCGCGACATGGTGCAGAGCCACCTGACACAGCTGCTGGCGCTGGTGGCGATGGAGGTCCCGGGATCGATGGAGGCAGCGGCGATCCGTGCCGAGAAGATCAAGGCGCTGCGCGCCATCGCGCCGGTGTCACCGGCCGACGCGGTGCTCGGGCAGTATCACGCCGGCCAGATCGACGGGACCGAGGTGGTGGGCTACCGCGAGGAACCGGGGGTGGCGCCCAACTCGCGCACCGAGACCTTCGCGGCGATCCGGCTGCACATCGAGAACTGGCGCTGGCAGGGGGTGCCGTTCTACCTGCGCACCGGCAAGCGGCTGGGCAAGCGGGTGACGGAGATCGAGGTGAAGTTCCGGCGGGCACCGGTGTGGATGTTCCGGTCGATGCACCAGGAGTCGCTGCACCGCAACACGCTGGTGCTGACGCTGCAGCCGAACGAGGGGTTCAGCCTGTACTTCGACGTGAAGGCGCCGGGCGAGCCGTTCCGTGTGCAGCGGCTGCCGCTGCACTTCGACTATGCCGAGGCGTTCAAGTCGATCCCGGAGGCGTACCAGACGCTGCTGCTGGACGTGCTGCGCGGCGACCAGACGCTCTTCGTGCACGCCGAGGAGGTGGAGGTGGCGTGGACGCTGTTCACGCCGCTGCTCGATGGGGCCGTGGGCGTGCTGCCGTATCCTGCCGGCAGTGACGGCCCGACGGAAGCAGCGAGGTTCTCGTCGCGATGA
- the gnd gene encoding decarboxylating 6-phosphogluconate dehydrogenase: MQLGMVGLGRMGANMTTRLLRGGHQLAVFDHSPAAVTAAAADGATGTASLAELVERLEAPRVVWVMVPSGAPTEETVRALAGLLSAGDTVIDGGNSNYKDSQRRAAELAAHGLAFVDVGTSGGVWGLQEGYALMIGGDEAAVSRLTPVFATLAPATDRGWARVGPSGAGHFTKMVHNGIEYGMMQAYAEGFSILEHKAEMQLDLAQVAELWRHGSVVRSWLLDLTARALAANPTMAGIAPWVSDSGEGRWTVAEAIDLDVPAPVITLALLQRLRSRDTDSYADRLLAAMRNQFGGHAIKPESGA; encoded by the coding sequence ATGCAGCTTGGCATGGTGGGACTGGGGCGCATGGGCGCGAACATGACCACGCGGTTGCTCCGCGGCGGCCACCAGCTGGCGGTCTTCGACCACAGTCCGGCGGCGGTGACTGCCGCGGCCGCGGACGGCGCAACCGGCACGGCGTCGCTGGCGGAACTCGTGGAGCGGCTGGAGGCACCCCGGGTGGTGTGGGTGATGGTCCCGTCCGGCGCGCCGACCGAGGAGACGGTGCGCGCACTCGCCGGGCTGCTGAGCGCCGGTGACACGGTCATCGACGGCGGCAACAGCAACTACAAGGACAGCCAGCGGCGGGCCGCGGAACTGGCCGCCCACGGGCTGGCCTTCGTGGATGTCGGGACGAGCGGCGGCGTGTGGGGGCTGCAGGAGGGATATGCCCTGATGATCGGTGGCGACGAGGCGGCCGTCTCGCGGCTGACACCGGTCTTCGCGACGCTGGCTCCGGCCACCGACCGCGGCTGGGCGCGTGTCGGGCCGTCCGGGGCGGGGCACTTCACGAAGATGGTGCACAACGGGATCGAGTACGGGATGATGCAGGCCTATGCCGAGGGGTTCTCGATCCTCGAGCACAAGGCGGAGATGCAGCTCGACCTGGCGCAGGTGGCGGAGCTCTGGCGCCACGGCAGCGTGGTACGCTCGTGGCTGCTCGACCTGACGGCCCGGGCGCTGGCGGCGAACCCGACGATGGCCGGCATCGCCCCCTGGGTGTCGGATTCCGGCGAGGGGCGCTGGACGGTGGCCGAGGCGATCGACCTCGACGTGCCGGCGCCGGTGATCACGCTGGCGCTGCTGCAGCGCCTGCGCTCCCGTGACACCGACTCCTACGCCGACCGCCTGCTGGCCGCGATGCGCAATCAGTTCGGTGGGCACGCGATCAAGCCGGAGTCCGGCGCGTGA
- a CDS encoding alpha/beta hydrolase, with product MIQDLLAQLRRWRWLLVPAAILVALPFLARSVAFRLVESNSLVSRPVGPETPLTFGVPFTRVNVPRGTYHLDGVMTKFSDRAPVIVIFHGSAESVSYWADVQALLYKAGISSYVFDYSGFGNSGGERHAVVIEEDVRQAWRDAAIQFPFAERRIALGYSLGSGFLVKEFPTLVPEAQGLALVASYSSAREAAVAFGSIPGWASAILPDLWNSVENIAEVHAPLLVVHSDKDQLFPLAMPRRVFNAANEPKAFVRLVGYTHEDGHLRPDAAYWAGVMTFAQTGRLPQSNDTPP from the coding sequence GTGATCCAGGACCTGCTCGCCCAGCTGCGTCGCTGGCGCTGGCTGCTGGTGCCGGCGGCCATCCTCGTCGCGCTGCCGTTCCTCGCGCGCTCGGTGGCCTTCCGCCTGGTGGAGTCGAACAGCCTCGTCTCGCGCCCCGTCGGGCCGGAGACGCCGCTCACCTTCGGCGTGCCCTTCACCCGCGTGAACGTGCCGCGCGGGACGTACCACCTCGATGGCGTGATGACCAAGTTCAGTGACCGCGCCCCGGTCATCGTGATCTTCCACGGCTCGGCCGAGTCGGTGTCGTACTGGGCCGACGTGCAGGCGCTGCTCTACAAGGCCGGCATCTCGAGCTACGTGTTCGACTACTCGGGCTTCGGCAACAGCGGCGGTGAGCGGCACGCCGTGGTGATCGAGGAGGACGTGCGCCAGGCCTGGCGCGACGCGGCGATCCAGTTCCCCTTCGCCGAGCGCCGCATCGCCCTCGGCTACTCCCTCGGTTCCGGGTTCCTGGTGAAGGAGTTCCCGACGCTGGTGCCCGAGGCGCAGGGGCTCGCACTGGTCGCCTCGTACTCCTCCGCCCGCGAGGCGGCCGTGGCCTTCGGCAGCATCCCGGGATGGGCGTCGGCCATCCTGCCCGACCTCTGGAACTCGGTCGAGAACATCGCCGAGGTCCATGCCCCGCTGCTGGTGGTGCACAGCGACAAGGACCAGCTCTTCCCCCTCGCCATGCCTCGCCGCGTCTTCAACGCCGCCAACGAGCCCAAGGCCTTCGTGCGCCTCGTCGGCTACACCCACGAGGACGGCCACCTCCGCCCCGACGCCGCCTACTGGGCCGGCGTGATGACCTTCGCCCAGACCGGCCGCCTGCCCCAGTCCAACGACACCCCGCCCTGA
- a CDS encoding sulfite exporter TauE/SafE family protein — protein sequence MADLPQLAGVMVASLLGGAANSVAGGGTLLTFPALVGLGVPMVAANATSTVALWPGSLSSMLGYRDALRGVGTWARVLVVPSLLGGALGAWLLTRTSDAQFKALVPWLVLGATLLFLSQKRVGHWLRARIGATAPELLSPDALPAPPGRWAMAVQFAVAIYGGYFGAGAGIVMLAAFGLLGLTNVHQMNGLKNIMALLFNFVAIVTFAASGLVQWPIAAVMAVGSIAGGHVAARVAQRMNQDVMRQLIGLIGIASAVWLFVSSR from the coding sequence ATGGCTGACCTGCCGCAGCTGGCCGGCGTGATGGTGGCGTCGCTCCTTGGCGGTGCCGCGAACTCGGTGGCGGGCGGCGGCACGCTGCTGACCTTCCCGGCGCTGGTGGGCCTCGGCGTGCCGATGGTGGCGGCGAATGCGACGTCGACGGTGGCGCTGTGGCCCGGGAGCCTGAGCTCCATGCTGGGCTACCGGGACGCGCTGCGCGGTGTGGGCACCTGGGCGCGCGTGCTGGTGGTCCCGAGCCTGCTGGGCGGCGCGCTGGGTGCATGGCTGCTGACCCGCACCAGCGATGCGCAATTCAAGGCGCTGGTGCCGTGGCTGGTGCTCGGGGCGACACTGCTCTTCCTGTCGCAGAAGCGCGTGGGACACTGGCTGCGCGCGCGGATCGGGGCCACGGCGCCGGAGCTCCTGTCGCCCGATGCTCTGCCTGCCCCGCCCGGGCGCTGGGCGATGGCGGTGCAGTTCGCGGTCGCGATCTACGGCGGCTACTTCGGGGCCGGCGCCGGCATCGTGATGCTGGCCGCGTTCGGGCTGCTCGGCCTGACGAACGTGCACCAGATGAACGGGCTGAAGAACATCATGGCGCTGCTCTTCAACTTCGTGGCGATCGTGACGTTCGCGGCCTCGGGGCTGGTGCAGTGGCCGATCGCGGCGGTGATGGCGGTGGGGAGCATCGCCGGCGGCCACGTCGCGGCACGGGTCGCGCAGCGGATGAACCAGGACGTGATGCGGCAACTGATCGGCCTGATCGGGATCGCGAGTGCCGTCTGGCTCTTCGTCTCCAGCCGCTGA
- a CDS encoding dicarboxylate/amino acid:cation symporter → MKRLASNLTVQVLTAIALGVLLGALAPDLGKALKPVGDTFVKLVKMVIGPIIFLTIVLGIANMVDLKKVGKVGGKAFLYFEIVSTFALAIGLVIVNVTRPGDGVDVSRLAKGDISQYAKAGESMKFADFVANIVPGSVVDAFAKGEILQIVFFAVIFGVALTSLGSTAKPLVDVLDRLSHVFFKIVALVMTVAPIGAFGAMAFTVGSFGIGTLLPLGRLMLDVYLTMAVFIFVVLGAICRLYGFRLLEFLRYIREEILLVLGTSSSEAALPRMLVKMERFGCDRTVVGLVIPAGYSFNLDGTSIYLAMATIFLAQVNRIELGIAEQLSILLVLMVTSKGAAGVTGSGFIVLASTLSAMKVIPVESIALLLGVDRFMSEARAITNLIGNGVATLVISRSENAFDEDRRREAVAGLGH, encoded by the coding sequence ATGAAGCGCCTCGCCTCGAATCTCACCGTGCAGGTGCTCACCGCGATCGCACTCGGCGTCCTGCTCGGCGCGCTCGCCCCCGACCTCGGCAAGGCCCTCAAGCCCGTCGGCGACACGTTCGTGAAGCTAGTCAAGATGGTCATCGGCCCGATCATCTTCCTCACCATCGTGCTCGGCATCGCCAACATGGTGGACCTGAAGAAGGTCGGGAAGGTCGGCGGCAAGGCCTTCCTCTACTTCGAGATCGTCAGCACCTTCGCGCTCGCCATCGGGCTCGTCATCGTCAACGTCACCCGCCCCGGCGACGGCGTCGATGTCTCCCGCCTCGCGAAGGGCGACATCTCGCAGTACGCGAAGGCCGGTGAGAGCATGAAGTTCGCCGACTTCGTCGCCAACATCGTCCCCGGCAGCGTGGTCGACGCCTTCGCCAAGGGCGAGATCCTGCAGATCGTCTTCTTCGCCGTGATCTTCGGCGTCGCGCTCACCTCGCTCGGCAGCACCGCCAAGCCGCTGGTGGACGTGCTCGACCGGCTCTCGCACGTGTTCTTCAAGATCGTCGCGCTGGTCATGACGGTGGCCCCCATCGGCGCCTTCGGGGCCATGGCCTTCACCGTCGGCTCCTTCGGCATCGGCACGCTGCTCCCGCTCGGCCGCCTCATGCTCGACGTCTACCTCACCATGGCGGTGTTCATCTTCGTCGTGCTCGGCGCGATCTGCCGGCTCTACGGCTTCCGCCTCCTCGAGTTCCTCCGCTACATCCGTGAGGAGATCCTGCTCGTCCTCGGCACCAGCTCCAGCGAGGCCGCGCTGCCGCGGATGCTGGTGAAGATGGAACGGTTCGGCTGCGACCGGACGGTGGTGGGCCTCGTGATCCCGGCCGGCTACTCGTTCAACCTCGACGGCACGTCGATCTACCTTGCGATGGCCACCATCTTCCTCGCCCAGGTGAACCGCATCGAGCTCGGGATCGCCGAGCAGCTCAGCATCCTGCTCGTGCTGATGGTGACGTCCAAGGGCGCCGCAGGAGTCACCGGGTCGGGGTTCATCGTCCTCGCCAGCACCCTCAGCGCGATGAAGGTCATCCCCGTCGAGAGCATCGCCCTGCTGCTCGGCGTCGACCGCTTCATGTCCGAGGCGCGTGCCATCACGAACCTGATCGGCAACGGCGTCGCGACACTCGTCATCTCCCGCAGCGAGAACGCGTTCGACGAGGACCGACGCCGCGAGGCCGTCGCCGGCCTCGGACACTGA